The window TTGAGAAGGAAGAAAATGCATATCACTTAGTTGGCGCCTTCCCGCAACACGGCTAGGATATAAGCTCTCATCAGGTATATAAATGTCATCACCATCACTTACTTCTACATAGCTATCTGAACTCCCATGAACCTCACGGAACGAGATCTCTTCGCAACCATTACATTGAACAATCTGGTATAGATCTTCCCACCAGTACGCTAAAGGCGGAGTTCCCTCTACATTATCGATATCCACTGATTGCATCACACGATGCTTAGTTTTGATATGGCACTGTCTACACGGTAGCCGATGCTCCTCATTCTGTGACTTGTTGATAACTGATGTTGTTTTGACACTCATAAAGCCATTGCTCCGTCTTGTAAGAGTGGCTGACTTTAAGCAGATCATTGATAACCTGCACCACGCCATTTACGGGAAAAGGCCAAACCGCATCCAATGCGCCCTCGCCGCCAACGAAAATGCCTGATTCATGCGCAACCGCTGCACCGTAGCGCGCCCAATTTCAGTCAAGCCTAAAATCTTTCGGCTTTCTACCTCGACGGTAAAATGTTCTTCCCACCGATCTTGCCGCGGATGAAAAAGCCGGATTGCCTGCTGTGAGGCTTCATCAAAGCCCGTGAGGTAATCGCCTTTGAAAAGATTGCAAGCGCGGCAAGCCAGTGCCAGATTCGCTTCGTCATCACTCCCGGCATGGCCTTTTGGGTGAATGTGCTCGACTTCAAAGGCGTAGTTGAAAATATCTTCGGGCGCGCGGCAATACTCACAACGATGCGCCGCGCGTTCTGCCACCAAAGGGTAGTGCGGATTCATGGCGCTAAATCCAGCAGTGCTTGTTCAGCACGCCGTCCCGCGCCTTGCACTTCAGCCTCTATCAAAGCTTCCAGTTCAAGCTGTTCATGCGGCGGCAACTGTTGGCCTGTATCGCGAGCCATGCGCCATTGCGCCATCAGCGCCGCCAGCCGTTGCTGTTGCGCCGCGCTAAAAAACTGATCGGGCCGTTTTGATCCCACGATCACCCGCGCTTCGGATTCATCCAAAGCCAATTGCGCAGCCAAAGCATCCAATGCTTCGCCCATTGTCTTGCCCTGCGAACGTTTGTCACCTGCTACAGCACGCCAGATGATTTCGCCCGGTACGGGATGTTCAGGAATGATTGAGATCGTCGTCATCGCTATGTCCTCTTGTTCGGTTTCCGGCAATCGCCATTAGACGGCTAAAGGTAAACTCAGTGCGCTCCCGTCTCACCACGCTTCAAAAACTGCCCCGCGCCCGCCTGCCCTTTCCATTCCCCATTTTCGACAATCACGTTGCCACGCGACAGCACGACTTCGGTCACGCCCTTGATCGTCCAGCCTTCATACGCGCTGTAATCCACGCGCATGTGATGCGTCGCGGCGCTGATCGTCTGTGCGCGGTTGGGATCGAAGATGACGATGTCGGCTTCGGAGCCGACGGCGATGGTGCCTTTGCGCGGGAAGAGGCCGAAGATTTTGGCCGCTGCCGTCGAAGTCAGTTCGACAAAACGATTGAGGCTGATGCGGCCCTGCGCCACGCCACCGTTGTAAATCAGGCTCATGCGGTGTTCGACGCCGGGGCCGCCGTTGGGAATCTTGCTGAAATCGTCAATGCCCAGCTCCTTTTGCTCTTTCATACAGAACGGGCAATGGTCGGTCGAGATGACTTGCAGATCGTTGCTGCGCAAGCCGCGCCAGAGCAGTTCCTGATTCTCTTTGCCGCGCAACGGCGGCGTCATCACGTACTTGGCGCCTTCAAACCCTTCCTGTTCGTAGTAGCTGTAATCCAAGAACAGATATTGCGGGCAGGTTTCGGCGTAGGCCGGCAAGCCAAGGTCGCGGGCATTTTGGACTTCTTTGAGCGCGTCGTAACAACTCAGATGCACGATGTAAACGGGCGCTTCGGCCATTTCGGCGATGGCGATGGCGCGGTGCACGCCTTCGGCTTCGGCCTTAGTGGGCCGCGTCAGCGCGTGGTATTTCGGCGCGGTGCGCCCCGAGGCCAGCGCGCGTTTGACCAGCACGTCAATGATGACGCCGTTTTCAGCGTGCATGCAGATCAAGCCGCCGTGCTCGCCCGCCTTGGTCATCGCTTTGAAGATCGTCCCGTCATCCACCAGAAACACGCCGGGGTAGGCCATGAACAGCTTGAAGCTCGTCACGCCCTGATCAATCAAACCTTTCATTTCTGGCAAGCGCTCGTCAGGCAGATCGGTGCAAATCATGTGGAAGCCGTAATCGGTCGTCGCCTTGCCTTGCGCTTTGGCGAACCAGACATCAAGGGCTTCGTTGAGCGCCTGCCCGTGCTGCTGGACGGCGAAATCAATGATCGTCGTCGTGCCGCCAAAGGCCGCTGCGCGCGTGCCGGTTTCGAAATCATCGGACGAAGACGTGCCGCCGAAAGGCAAATCCATGTGTGTGTGCGGATCAATGCCGCCGGGGATGACCAGTTTGCCGGTGGCATCAATCGTTTTGTCTACGGTGCCGACGATGGCGGAAAGGTCTTTGCCGATCATGGCGATGGTTGCGCCTTCGATCAGGATGTCGGCGATGTAGGAATCAACGGCGGTGACGATGTGGCCGTTTTGGATGAGGGTGCGCATAAACTTCACTCCTGATTAGTATTGAGTTGAGTTATCAGTTCAGCGGGTGTGAATGCGGGAATTATGGAATTCCGAAAGCCGTCTTTGTCGCGTGTGACGATCGCGTCCAGATCGGCAAGCGTGGCACAAGCGATTTGCAAATTGTCTTCGAAGTCAACGCCGGGCAAATCCAGCGCCTGCTCCAATGCCCGCCGATCAACTTGGCAAATCGCAAACGTATCAAGGCAGACACGAATTGCGTCGAAGGCGCTAGTCAGCCCTTTATGCTTGCGCGCGATGTAGAAAATGTCGGTGAGCGTCGAGGCCGTCAAGCAGCCCATAATTCTTCCCTCATCGCAAGCCTGCCAACAACCAGCAGCTTCGGCATCCCAAGGCGCGCGTTTCAGCAAAGCGTCGAGCAGCACGTTGGTGTCAAAGAGCACTTGCGTCATCCGTACTTCTCCATGCGATGTTCATCCAGCCATTGCTTAACTTCCGCATCGGTTGGAGCAGGCTGCTCAGTCGTCAATAGTCCTAAGGCCCGAACAAGTGTCTTTTGACGCTTTTTTGGTGGGGCAATTCTAGGTGAGAGTTCCCTCAACACATCTTGGACTAATTCCATTTGTTGCGCAGTTGGCCACTGCCGAACCGTACTGAGAACCAAGTCATAGTTGCTGCTTTGAGTCTGACTCATCGTTTTCTATCCTCCTTCCTAAATACGTTACACGGTAGCCAGTGCTTCATCCAACGCCGTCGCCAATTCATCCGCATTATCTTTCGTCATAATCAGCGGCGGCCCGAGGCGGATGCAGTTGCCATACAGCCCGCCCTTGCCGATCAGCACGCCGCGCTTTTTGGTTTCCTCAAACACCTTCACGACGGCCTGCGGATTTGGTTCTTTGGTCTTGCGGTCTTTGACGAATTCGAGCGCCTGCATCAGGCCCATGCCGCGCACATCGCCGATCACGTCGTATTTCTCCATCAAGCCCATCAGCCGTTCGCGCAAATGATCGCCGACGACTTTGGCGTTGTGCGCCAGGTTTTCCTGTTCGATCACTTCAATCGTCGCCAGCGCCGCGCGCGAGGTCACCGGGTTGCCGCCAAAGGTCGAGAACGTCAGCGTCGGCGTGGCGGCGGCCACTTCCGGCGTCGTAATCGTCCAGCCGATGGGCGAGCCGTTGGCCATGCCTTTGGCCGAGGTGATGATTTCTGGTTCAACGTCCCAGTGCTCGATACCGAACCATTTGTCGCCCGTGCGGCCCCAGCCGGTTTGGACTTCGTCGGCGATGAAGACGCCGCCGTATTGGCGGATGATGGCGACGGCTTCTTTGAAATACTCTTTGGGCGGCGTGATGTAACCGCCGACGCCCAAAATCGGCTCGGCCATAAACGCCGCGATGTTGCCTGAGGTCGCCGTCTCGATCAGTTCTTTCATGTCTTTGGCGCAAGCCAGATCGCATTCGGGATAAGTCAGCTTGAACGGACAGCGGTAACAATACGGCGCGGGCGCGTGGTAATAGCCGGGCACCTGGGTCGGCAAGACCTTCCAGCTTTTGTGCCCACCAGCGGATTGCGCGGCGGCGCTGCGTCCGCTGTAACCGTGGCGCAAGGTGATGATCTCTTGCCGCCCGGTGTAAAGCTTGGCCGCTTGCGTCGCGGTTTCATCGGCTTCGGTGCCGCTGTTGGTGAAGAAGGATTTTTGCAATTTGCCGGGCGCAAGCTCGGCCAGTTTGGCGGCGAGTTGGGATTGTGGCGCGTTGGCGTAAAGCGTCGAGGTGTGCGTGATCTTTTGCACCTGATCAATGATGGCGGCGGTGACGTGGGGATTCACGTGACCGACGCTGGTGGTCAGCACGCCGCCGAAACAATCGAGGTATTTGTTGCCCTGATCATCCCAGACGTGCATGCCTGCGCCGTGATCGAGCGCGAGCGGTTCCTGGTAATACATCGTGACGGCGGGAAACAGGTAATCTTTGTGTTGCTGAACGGTGCGATTTTCGCTGGTACTCATAAATGACGTTACTCCTTCGAGGTTTGGAGAAATGATTCTGGTGGCGCTGGTCGAGCGTCAAAGGTGAGGCGGATTATGGCATTGCCGGGCTATTCCACCAATAGAAAGGCGGGCGCTTGCCACAGAGGCACGGAGTCACAGAGAAAAAGACAGAAGGAGCCATAGCGCAAGGCCATGCCGGTTCTCCGCTCTGTGACTCCGTGCCTCTGTGGCAAGGCTTTTGTCTCAATCCAGTTCAAACACGGCCTGCCGCAATCTTGCCGTAATCTGGCGAATCCGTTAGCCTCTCGGTCGCTATGATCTCCATTCCAATTCGTTTTATGGCGCTGCGACTGGCCTTGCTCTTGGTCTTGACCGTCGCGTTGGGCTGGCTCGGCTGGTCAATCACGCGCGCAGCCATTGGCGACAGCCTCAGCAGCTATGCTGAACGCACGCCGAACCTGTCGAACGAAGCGCGGTTGCGTAGCGCCGATGCGGCGGCCAAGTATGCCCCGCAAGATCCGCTGGTACGTTGGAACCGCGGCGGCCTTTACTTGGCGGCGGCGGCGGACGAACAGGCAGAGCAGTTTTTGCCCACCGCCGTGGCCGAGTTGCGCGCCGCCACGCAAGCCAGCCCGAATGACTACCGTTTGTGGTTGACCTACGGACGCGCGTTGGAACGCAATGGCACATTGGCCGAGGCGCGGGCAGCGTTCAAGCGCGCCGTCGAACTCGCGCCCAATCATTTCGATTCGCAATGGGGCCTGGGCAATTACTTGCTGCGGGCGGATGAACGCGCAGCGGCCTTTGACGCATTGCGCCAGGCGTTGCGGCAACGGCCCGCCGCGATGCCGTTGATCTTTGATTACGCCTGGAATGTTTATGACGGCGACAGCCGCGCCATCGCGGAGGCGCTGGCTGAGACCAACGAAACGCGCGCGCAACTGGCCGCTTTGCTCAGCACGCGCCATCGCGTGGATGACGCGCTGCAACTCTGGCGCGAGAGCAACCCGCACACGCCCGCCGAGACGCGCCAACTCGCCATAGCGCTGACCAACGCGGGTCATTTCAAAGCCGCTTATGACCTCTGGCGCGCGACCAAAGACGACGCGTTGCCGCCACTGGATAGCAATTCCATGCTGGCCAATGGCAGCTTTGAACAGAATTTCGATCCGGCTTCGACCTTGCCGCTCCTGAGTTGGCGCTGCCAGCCCGGCCAGACCGTCAACGTCTCGCTCGACCAACAAACCCACGCGGTGGGGCAAATGAGTCTGCGCTTCCGCTTTGAACAGGAAGAAAACCTGACGCTGATTCTGGCGACGCAAACCGCGCCCGTGCAACCGAACACGAGTTATTGCCTGAGCTTTGCGGCGCGCACCGAGGCGTTGCAAAGCCTGAGCACGCCGCTCGTCAGCGTGACCGACGCGGTGGAAGAAAAACGGCTGGGCGTCTCGTCGGCGCC of the Acidobacteriota bacterium genome contains:
- a CDS encoding aspartate aminotransferase family protein, with the translated sequence MSTSENRTVQQHKDYLFPAVTMYYQEPLALDHGAGMHVWDDQGNKYLDCFGGVLTTSVGHVNPHVTAAIIDQVQKITHTSTLYANAPQSQLAAKLAELAPGKLQKSFFTNSGTEADETATQAAKLYTGRQEIITLRHGYSGRSAAAQSAGGHKSWKVLPTQVPGYYHAPAPYCYRCPFKLTYPECDLACAKDMKELIETATSGNIAAFMAEPILGVGGYITPPKEYFKEAVAIIRQYGGVFIADEVQTGWGRTGDKWFGIEHWDVEPEIITSAKGMANGSPIGWTITTPEVAAATPTLTFSTFGGNPVTSRAALATIEVIEQENLAHNAKVVGDHLRERLMGLMEKYDVIGDVRGMGLMQALEFVKDRKTKEPNPQAVVKVFEETKKRGVLIGKGGLYGNCIRLGPPLIMTKDNADELATALDEALATV
- a CDS encoding DUF4145 domain-containing protein, producing MSVKTTSVINKSQNEEHRLPCRQCHIKTKHRVMQSVDIDNVEGTPPLAYWWEDLYQIVQCNGCEEISFREVHGSSDSYVEVSDGDDIYIPDESLYPSRVAGRRQLSDMHFLPSQVANIYKETHSALCNKMPVLAGIGIRALIETVCKEKEASGKNLKENIDSLVALGVLTKDGAEILHSLRTLGNDAAHEVKPHSDEQLSIAMNVVEHLLNGVYILPQAASKLPKQK
- a CDS encoding tetratricopeptide repeat protein, translated to MISIPIRFMALRLALLLVLTVALGWLGWSITRAAIGDSLSSYAERTPNLSNEARLRSADAAAKYAPQDPLVRWNRGGLYLAAAADEQAEQFLPTAVAELRAATQASPNDYRLWLTYGRALERNGTLAEARAAFKRAVELAPNHFDSQWGLGNYLLRADERAAAFDALRQALRQRPAAMPLIFDYAWNVYDGDSRAIAEALAETNETRAQLAALLSTRHRVDDALQLWRESNPHTPAETRQLAIALTNAGHFKAAYDLWRATKDDALPPLDSNSMLANGSFEQNFDPASTLPLLSWRCQPGQTVNVSLDQQTHAVGQMSLRFRFEQEENLTLILATQTAPVQPNTSYCLSFAARTEALQSLSTPLVSVTDAVEEKRLGVSSAPLPNGTRDWQPTTLRFTTKPATEAVTVRVQRLPCAEPPCPLTGRLWLDDFKLAECAK
- a CDS encoding PIN domain-containing protein, producing MTQVLFDTNVLLDALLKRAPWDAEAAGCWQACDEGRIMGCLTASTLTDIFYIARKHKGLTSAFDAIRVCLDTFAICQVDRRALEQALDLPGVDFEDNLQIACATLADLDAIVTRDKDGFRNSIIPAFTPAELITQLNTNQE
- the hydA gene encoding dihydropyrimidinase, which translates into the protein MRTLIQNGHIVTAVDSYIADILIEGATIAMIGKDLSAIVGTVDKTIDATGKLVIPGGIDPHTHMDLPFGGTSSSDDFETGTRAAAFGGTTTIIDFAVQQHGQALNEALDVWFAKAQGKATTDYGFHMICTDLPDERLPEMKGLIDQGVTSFKLFMAYPGVFLVDDGTIFKAMTKAGEHGGLICMHAENGVIIDVLVKRALASGRTAPKYHALTRPTKAEAEGVHRAIAIAEMAEAPVYIVHLSCYDALKEVQNARDLGLPAYAETCPQYLFLDYSYYEQEGFEGAKYVMTPPLRGKENQELLWRGLRSNDLQVISTDHCPFCMKEQKELGIDDFSKIPNGGPGVEHRMSLIYNGGVAQGRISLNRFVELTSTAAAKIFGLFPRKGTIAVGSEADIVIFDPNRAQTISAATHHMRVDYSAYEGWTIKGVTEVVLSRGNVIVENGEWKGQAGAGQFLKRGETGAH
- a CDS encoding HNH endonuclease; the protein is MNPHYPLVAERAAHRCEYCRAPEDIFNYAFEVEHIHPKGHAGSDDEANLALACRACNLFKGDYLTGFDEASQQAIRLFHPRQDRWEEHFTVEVESRKILGLTEIGRATVQRLRMNQAFSLAARAHWMRFGLFP